GATGTTTGGCAGGTGCGTAACAAACCTTCCGATGGTAATAACAGGGCAGTAGGTAACGGGTGGATGATAATAAACGGGAAGCCTTAATACCTCATTCATTTACAAAAAATAAAGATCATTGATAATGAGAAATATTTTATGCTGTTTGTTATTGATGGCAGGGGTAGTCTTATCATCCTGTCAAAAGGATCATGAAACTGCTGCGGTGAAGGGCCTGGTGATTACATCCATCTGGCCGGCCAGCGGTATTCCTGCTACTATCGTTACCATCAACGGTAAAAACTTTAGTGGCGTACGGGAAAATAATACGGTGAAGTTTAACGGCGTGCAGGCTATTGTTATAGAAGCATCGGCCACACAATTACAGGTAGTAAGTCCGGCGAACGGCACTTCCGGAAATGTTACTGTAACGGTCAACAGCCAGGAAGCAGTAGGCCCCTCATTTGCTTATACAGCGCCACCGGAAGAATATATGGTGAGCACTTTTGCGGGTGAAGGTACTTCAGGATCGGTTGAAGGATCTTTTGCTATGGCACGGTTTAAAAATCCGGAAGGCATTACAATAGATGCACAGGGCAATTTTATTGTAACAGACCGCGGTAATAACCGGATCCGTAAACTGGGAACCAATGGTATGGTAAGCGCCATCGCCGGTAAGGATGCCGGTGGTTTTAAAGATGGCGATGCCAGTGTAGCGTTGTTTAAATTGCCGTGGAGAGCTGCGGTAGATGCACAGGGAAATATGTATGTAGCTGACCGCGACAATCACCGCATCCGTAAAATAACACCGGCAGGTGTGGTAAGCACATTTGCGGGTACCGGTACTGCGGGGTTTGAAGATGGTCCTGCTGCTACTGCGAAGTTCAATCAGCCCATTGATATCACACTGGATCCAGCAGGCAATCTTTATGTGGCAGACAACCTGAATCATCGTATCCGTAAAATAGCTACAGACGGCAGTGTGAGCACCGTTGCCGGAGATGGCACTGCCGGTTTCGCTGATGGAACAGGTACAGCTGCAAAACTCAGAAACCCCAGCGGTATTGATATGGATAAGGACGGCAACCTGGTAGTAGCCGACCGGACCAATCATCGCATCCGGATGATTGCACCGGATGGTGTAGTGACCACAATAGCCGGCGATGGCGTTTCAGGTTATAAGGACGGCGCTGCGGCGGCTGCACGGTTTGCCGATCCATACGGCATTACAGTAGATCATGCAGGCAATATTATTGTGGCGGACCTAAGCAACAACAAGATCAGGAAAATAACAGCGGAAGGCATCGTCAGCACGGTAGCAGGTACCAGTAATGGTTTTGCAAATGGAGCCGGTGGTGGCGCGCAGTTCAGCCAGCCTACTGACGTATGTGTAGATGCAGATGATAATATTTATGTGGCTGATCTGGGAAATCACCGCATCCGGAAAATATCGCTGAAATAATAGCTGGTTCATTAAAAATAAAACCCGGTTTGCAGGAAGGCAAACCGGGTTTTATTTTTAATGAAATACTGCTCAGTAACTAAATACAGTACCTGTAAAATAAGGGGAGAGGTGTTTGTAAATAGCCGTTCTGAACTCCTGCGGTGTCCCGTTTTTCAATATGTTCAAGAGATCTTTATGTGTTATCGGGTCCTGGATTTTGTTTTTCGGATCCTTCGGAATGTTTTTATATACATGATCAAATATCGGGAAAAGCAATATCTGGAAACGCCGGAGTGTTTCATTACCTGACATTTCGTACAGCTTGCCATGAAATTCTATCTCGTCTTCCTTCGTGAGGGATTTCATTTTTATCTGCCTTTCAACAATTTCTTCCAACTCTTTTATTCCTTTTGCCGTTTTGCGTTCAAAGAGCACTTCCGCAAGTCCCATCTCCAGGATCAACCGCAATTCGAAAATATCTTTCAAGGTGTTTTTCCCAAGTATGTAGGGGTTTAATACCCGTTCTATTCCTCCCAGTATATCCGGCCTGGCCATAATCATGCCTTTGCGCGGACGGGTTTCTATCATTCCCAGCATCCGGAGCCTGCTCAATGCTTCCCGCACAACATTCCGGCTAACCTGCATATTCTCCGCAATTTCCATCTCATTCGGAAGTGGATCTCCCGGCTTAAATGCATGTTCTTCAAAGAATTCCCGCAGTTTATTTTCCACTCTATCTGTTAAAGACAAACTTGGTAGTGGCTTCAATATTGGGCTTGTTTCCATAACGAATTGAAAATGAGTGATTAGTGTTTATAAATGCAAAAATAGGTCATAATATTAAATGACATGAATAAATTTTTCATTTTTTTTAAAAATAAAATAATATGTTTGTCCTACAAATGAATTTATAGATTTATAGAAAGAATAAATCGCATTCAACCAACATCCGTTTT
The Chitinophaga sp. MM2321 DNA segment above includes these coding regions:
- a CDS encoding IPT/TIG domain-containing protein, whose amino-acid sequence is MRNILCCLLLMAGVVLSSCQKDHETAAVKGLVITSIWPASGIPATIVTINGKNFSGVRENNTVKFNGVQAIVIEASATQLQVVSPANGTSGNVTVTVNSQEAVGPSFAYTAPPEEYMVSTFAGEGTSGSVEGSFAMARFKNPEGITIDAQGNFIVTDRGNNRIRKLGTNGMVSAIAGKDAGGFKDGDASVALFKLPWRAAVDAQGNMYVADRDNHRIRKITPAGVVSTFAGTGTAGFEDGPAATAKFNQPIDITLDPAGNLYVADNLNHRIRKIATDGSVSTVAGDGTAGFADGTGTAAKLRNPSGIDMDKDGNLVVADRTNHRIRMIAPDGVVTTIAGDGVSGYKDGAAAAARFADPYGITVDHAGNIIVADLSNNKIRKITAEGIVSTVAGTSNGFANGAGGGAQFSQPTDVCVDADDNIYVADLGNHRIRKISLK
- a CDS encoding GntR family transcriptional regulator; translated protein: MKPLPSLSLTDRVENKLREFFEEHAFKPGDPLPNEMEIAENMQVSRNVVREALSRLRMLGMIETRPRKGMIMARPDILGGIERVLNPYILGKNTLKDIFELRLILEMGLAEVLFERKTAKGIKELEEIVERQIKMKSLTKEDEIEFHGKLYEMSGNETLRRFQILLFPIFDHVYKNIPKDPKNKIQDPITHKDLLNILKNGTPQEFRTAIYKHLSPYFTGTVFSY